One region of Prinia subflava isolate CZ2003 ecotype Zambia chromosome 6, Cam_Psub_1.2, whole genome shotgun sequence genomic DNA includes:
- the NIFK gene encoding MKI67 FHA domain-interacting nucleolar phosphoprotein, whose protein sequence is MAEAAMAAEVPAPATAVRAAPLLALEPRLQRQFQQKVQRARTKRTVQEELTPGVVFVGHLPRGLFEPQLREYFGQFGTVTRLRLSRSKKTGASKGYAFIEFECDDVAKIVADTMNNYLFSERLLKCQFVPPEKVHEELFKDCERMFRQPSRPAVRRYNRVRSLLEKARMTKRLLRKERLLRKKLAEKGLEYDFPGFAAQALCKKRKKIKTSKKSKLNISLSSQDPTPVCTPAVLERRKAAQMDDDMEDDEVTLKLPSASVMNSVQGPKKQPRQRPNRKKRKQT, encoded by the exons ATGGCGGAGGCGGCCATGGCGGCGGAGGTGCCCGCGCCTGCTACGGCTGTGAGGGCGGCGCCGCTCCTGGCGCTGGAGCCGCGGCTGCAGCGCCAGTTCCAGCAGAAGGTGCAGCGGGCCCGCACCAAGCGGACGGTCCAG GAGGAGCTGACGCCGGGCGTGGTGTTCGTGGGGCATCTCCCGCGGGGCCTGTTCGAGCCGCAGCTCCGCGAGTACTTCGGGCAGTTCGGGACGGTGACGCGGCTGCGGCTCTCCAGGAGTAAGAAG ACTGGAGCCAGCAAGGGCTATGCATTTATAGAGTTTGAGTGTGATGATGTGGCCAAGATTGTTGCAGACACCATGAATAACTACCTGTTTTCTGAGAGACTGCTCAAGT GTCAGTTCGTGCCTCCCGAGAAGGTGCATGAGGAGCTGTTCAAGGACTGCGAGAGGATGTTCCGGCAGCCGTCCCGGCCGGCTGTGCGGCGCTACAACAGGGTGCGCTCCCTGCTGGAGAAGGCCAGGATGACCAAGCGCCTGCTGCgcaaggagaggctgctgcGCAAGAAGCTGGCCGAGAAGGGGCTCGAGTATGACTTCCCGGGATTT GCTGCACAGGCACtttgcaaaaagagaaaaaaaattaaaacatccaagaaatcaaaactgaacATTTCTTTGAGCAGCCAG GATCCTACTCCAGTCTGTACTCCAGCAGTGCTTGAGCGCCGGAAAGCTGCTCAGATGGATGACGACATGGAGGATGATGAAGTAACTCTCAAGCTGCCCTCTGCCAGTGTTATGAACTCTGTGCAGGGACCAAAGAAGCAGCCAAGGCAAAGACCAAACCGGAAGAAACGGAAACAGACTTAA
- the TSN gene encoding translin, protein MSVSEMFAALQGALGQDQDIREEIRKVVQALEQTAREMLTLLQGVHQGPGFQHIPKKCQKAREHFGTVRTQMESLKTKFPADQYYRFHEHWRFVLQRLVFLAAFVVYLESETLVTREAVAEILGIEADRERGFHLDIEDYLSGVLTLASELARLAVNSVTAGDYSRPLRISAFINELDSGFRLLNLKNDSLRKRYDGLKYDVKKIEEVVYDLSIRGLSKEAAVGAGGEK, encoded by the exons ATGTCGGTGAGCGAGATGTTCGCGGCGCTGCAGGGAGCGCTCGGCCAGGACCAGGACATCCGAGAG GAGATCCGGAAGGTGGTGCAGGCGCTGGAGCAGACGGCGCGGGAGATGCTGACGCTGCTGCAGGGCGTGCACCAGGGGCCCGGCTTCCAGCACA ttccAAAGAAATGTCAGAAGGCTCGTGAGCACTTTGGTACAGTGAGGACACAGATGGAGTCTCTGAAAACCAAGTTTCCTGCTGATCAGTATTACAG GTTTCATGAGCACTGGAGGTTTGTGCTGCAGCGGCTGGTGTTCCTGGCAGCATTTGTAGTCTACTTAGAGTCAGAGACATTGGTGACCCGAGAAGCTGTTGCAGAAATACTTGGGA TTGAAGCTGATCGAGAACGGGGCTTTCACTTGGACATTGAAGATTATCTTTCTGGTGTATTAACTCTGGCCAGTGAGCTG gccaggctggcagtgaaCAGTGTCACAGCTGGGGACTATTCTCGCCCTCTCCGCATCTCAGCCTTCATCAACGAGCTGGATTCTGGCTTCCGCCTCCTCAACCTGAAGAACGACTCCCTGAGGAAACGCTACGACGGCCTCAAGTACGACGTCAAGAAAATCGAGGAAGTGGTTTACGACCTGTCCATCCGAGGACTCAGCAAGGAGGCAGCAGTTGGTGCAGGCGGGGAGAAGTGA